A region from the Phycisphaerales bacterium genome encodes:
- the cheB gene encoding chemotaxis-specific protein-glutamate methyltransferase CheB — MSPAPNQITVLIVDDSVVMRKMLSQIASSDPEICVVGTARDGEDGLKQIEALKPDVVTMDIEMPNLDGLGALSKLKADPQAHKPAVIVCSTLSSAGSHAALKAMRLGAADVIGKDPSALINGVEDVRTELIAKIKAVAKRPGRQTNTKAESSIRVPSKPVALGDRSIDGVFIGSSTGGPPVLELILTALPAEFPCPVFIAQHMPRLFTTSMAERLNELCRVKVVHAEDGMTVERGTVYLCPGGMHLRVRPSASRAGTWQTSVTLEPASALYKPSVNELLASAAQTMGPRALGVVLTGMGDDGLVGAKALHGAGGVILTQDEASCVVYGMPRAVAEAGLSASALPPVGLIQTLRSIRGRGISSASTAA, encoded by the coding sequence ATGTCTCCAGCGCCAAACCAGATCACTGTGCTCATCGTTGACGACTCCGTGGTAATGCGGAAGATGCTCTCGCAGATCGCGTCGAGCGATCCCGAGATTTGCGTCGTGGGCACCGCCAGGGACGGCGAGGACGGGCTCAAGCAGATCGAGGCCCTCAAGCCCGACGTCGTCACCATGGACATCGAGATGCCCAACCTCGATGGGCTGGGTGCGCTCTCGAAACTCAAGGCCGATCCCCAGGCTCACAAGCCGGCGGTGATCGTCTGTTCCACGCTCTCGAGCGCTGGAAGCCACGCGGCGCTCAAGGCGATGCGGCTCGGGGCGGCGGACGTGATCGGGAAGGATCCCTCGGCCCTGATCAACGGCGTCGAGGACGTTCGCACCGAGTTGATCGCGAAGATCAAGGCCGTCGCGAAGCGCCCCGGACGGCAGACGAACACGAAGGCCGAGTCATCGATACGAGTCCCGTCGAAGCCGGTCGCCCTGGGTGATCGGTCGATCGACGGCGTGTTCATCGGGTCGTCGACGGGCGGGCCACCGGTGCTGGAACTGATCCTCACGGCACTCCCGGCGGAGTTTCCGTGTCCGGTCTTCATCGCGCAGCACATGCCTCGGCTCTTCACGACGAGCATGGCGGAGCGGTTGAACGAGTTGTGCAGGGTCAAGGTGGTGCACGCAGAAGACGGGATGACCGTTGAACGTGGAACGGTGTATCTGTGCCCGGGCGGGATGCACCTTCGCGTGAGGCCTTCGGCGTCTCGTGCGGGAACATGGCAGACCTCGGTGACGCTTGAGCCGGCGTCGGCGCTCTACAAGCCGAGCGTGAACGAGTTGCTCGCGTCGGCGGCACAGACCATGGGCCCGCGCGCACTCGGCGTGGTGCTCACGGGAATGGGTGACGACGGGCTTGTGGGCGCGAAGGCGCTGCACGGCGCAGGCGGGGTCATTCTGACGCAGGACGAGGCCTCGTGCGTGGTGTATGGCATGCCGCGGGCGGTGGCGGAGGCGGGGTTGTCGGCGTCGGCGCTCCCCCCGGTGGGCCTGATCCAGACCTTGCGATCGATCCGTGGCCGTGGAATCTCGAGCGCATCGACGGCGGCGTAA
- a CDS encoding ABC transporter permease: MLLQPLTIARNTMIESLRQPVVLLIVLASGILQLFNTWNTGYTMGLEQTGEVKGDDKLLFDLGLATVFVCGTLLAGFIATAVMSREIENKTVLTIVSKPVSRVSLILGKFLGVAGSLLLSSVVMILFMLFAIRHGVMSTAADEIDGPVVTFVFGAVLLSLAIAAWCNFYYSWSFPQTAVLLMLPLVLIGYILTLSLSKHWEWQSLLKDLKPQVTLASATLLLALIVLAAVATAASTRLNQVATIVACMLVFVAAMMSNSIVGSRVFHNTIAGTVGDYVPVDLNTPELATLGTQGKLELAGPPESPIRVGDSLFVSPTPNGFPMLWAGFDRFTGSLDDANQMLGPGTPPAVVVTGVSAKTITIRHIGGKPLSIVRNPFPGDYVFTKPTEIRLHWMVVWGVVPNLQFYWLLDAVSQSRPIPPSYLITIFVYTLVQVVFFLSLAVVLFQKRDVG, encoded by the coding sequence ATGCTCCTCCAACCCCTCACGATCGCCCGCAACACGATGATCGAGAGCCTCCGCCAGCCGGTGGTGCTCCTCATCGTCCTCGCCTCGGGCATCCTCCAACTCTTCAACACCTGGAACACCGGCTACACCATGGGTCTAGAACAAACCGGCGAGGTCAAGGGGGACGACAAACTCCTCTTTGACCTCGGGCTGGCCACGGTCTTTGTGTGCGGGACGCTCCTCGCGGGGTTCATCGCGACCGCCGTCATGAGCCGAGAGATTGAGAACAAGACTGTTCTCACCATCGTCTCCAAGCCCGTCTCGCGCGTCTCCCTCATCCTGGGCAAGTTCCTGGGCGTCGCCGGGTCGCTCCTGCTCTCGTCGGTCGTCATGATCCTCTTCATGCTCTTCGCCATTCGCCACGGTGTCATGAGCACGGCGGCGGACGAGATCGACGGGCCTGTCGTCACCTTCGTCTTCGGGGCCGTGCTGCTTTCCCTCGCGATCGCCGCGTGGTGCAACTTCTACTACTCGTGGAGTTTCCCGCAGACGGCCGTCCTGCTCATGCTTCCCCTGGTGCTGATCGGCTACATCCTCACGCTCTCACTGAGCAAGCACTGGGAATGGCAGTCGCTCCTGAAGGACCTCAAGCCCCAGGTCACGCTCGCGAGCGCGACTCTTCTCCTCGCGCTCATCGTGCTGGCGGCCGTGGCGACGGCGGCCTCAACACGCCTGAACCAGGTGGCCACGATCGTGGCGTGCATGCTCGTCTTCGTCGCCGCGATGATGAGTAACTCCATCGTCGGCTCGCGCGTCTTTCACAACACCATCGCCGGAACCGTCGGTGACTATGTCCCCGTGGATCTCAACACGCCCGAACTGGCGACCCTGGGCACGCAGGGGAAACTCGAACTGGCCGGGCCTCCCGAGAGCCCCATCCGCGTGGGTGATTCGCTCTTCGTCTCGCCGACGCCGAATGGCTTTCCCATGCTCTGGGCTGGATTCGATCGGTTCACGGGATCACTCGACGACGCGAACCAGATGCTGGGACCCGGCACGCCGCCCGCGGTCGTGGTGACGGGGGTCTCGGCAAAGACGATCACCATCCGGCATATCGGCGGCAAGCCGTTGTCGATCGTGCGGAACCCGTTTCCCGGCGACTACGTCTTCACCAAGCCCACAGAAATTCGGCTGCACTGGATGGTCGTCTGGGGCGTCGTGCCGAATCTACAGTTCTACTGGCTCCTCGACGCGGTCTCGCAGAGCCGGCCGATTCCGCCCTCGTATCTCATCACGATCTTCGTGTACACTCTGGTGCAGGTGGTCTTCTTCCTCTCCCTCGCCGTCGTGCTCTTCCAGAAGCGCGACGTGGGGTGA
- a CDS encoding chemotaxis protein CheA, translated as MSTNGFDPEILQDFLTESGELLEQLESDLVELEDHAQDTDLLNKVFRALHTIKGSASFLALTNLVTIAHAAESALNAARNGTVIVDRPVMDRLLQAVDLIKRQMGQIQRGQQTLEIPPAKLVADLAGIGEGKPISASKPTTAKSTTAAKSMTGVKSTSSAKVGITKATSKSATKTASKAPSKAALKQRKSRSSKAGTTDEVAVATIELTSPTTGESTRDVSGITSELPADLSWSVSPLELDSGKADLLEYLVADIEETLTKLDTLVSELGARSKADECGEHLGELALGLAKAVDFFNFESMQHVAYQLNELGRTMATTHEVEENTPRARLMSEILRHQCRGLKDKEMRVCDPASYANAGIETIDEIADESVTGPIDESASTPEAASVAPTAARSDEERKIVIQESTIRVEVGRLESLMNLVGELVLQKNRLSSLSRRLAGETLQDAELAESISLASGNLDRVTGDIQMAVMRTRMQPLDKLFGKYPRLIRDLASKTGKKMRLVIEGGETEVDKSVIEELGDPLIHLLRNSADHGIEMPLDRVKAGKSDEGTITIRASHEGGHVRLQILDDGRGLHRDRIGKKAIERGLCTEAELASLPDREVYKFIFGAGFSTAEQVSDLSGRGVGMDVVRTNIEKIKGSIDLASEPGQGTTLTITIPLTVAIMPAMMVAVSNEIYAVPLGNILEIVKPEASSISSIGEHPVIRMRDGVLPLLSAVDAFNVPMEADGSRPKTPFVVVLALNDRRIGLTVSRLIGQQEIVVKPLDSVVDHKGGPVSGATVRDDGGVSLIVDVTQLMAMSQSLAVRAA; from the coding sequence GTGTCCACCAACGGCTTTGATCCCGAGATTCTGCAGGACTTCCTCACCGAATCGGGCGAGTTGCTCGAGCAACTCGAGTCCGACCTCGTGGAACTGGAGGACCACGCGCAGGACACCGACCTCCTCAACAAGGTCTTCCGCGCGCTGCACACGATCAAGGGGAGTGCATCGTTCCTGGCGCTGACGAACCTGGTCACGATCGCCCACGCCGCCGAGAGCGCGCTCAACGCCGCTCGCAACGGGACCGTCATTGTTGATCGCCCCGTCATGGATCGGCTACTGCAGGCCGTCGACCTCATCAAACGCCAGATGGGTCAGATCCAGCGCGGACAACAGACCCTCGAGATCCCGCCCGCCAAACTCGTCGCCGACCTCGCTGGGATCGGCGAGGGTAAGCCGATCTCGGCGTCGAAGCCGACGACCGCAAAGTCAACCACAGCCGCCAAATCCATGACAGGCGTGAAGTCCACGTCGAGCGCCAAGGTAGGGATCACGAAGGCCACATCAAAGTCCGCGACGAAGACCGCTTCGAAGGCGCCCTCAAAGGCAGCCCTCAAGCAAAGGAAGTCGAGATCGTCCAAGGCCGGCACAACGGACGAAGTCGCGGTCGCGACGATTGAACTCACCTCCCCCACCACCGGTGAAAGCACTCGCGATGTTTCCGGCATCACATCGGAGCTCCCGGCCGACCTTTCCTGGTCCGTCTCGCCTTTGGAGTTGGACTCGGGAAAGGCGGACCTCTTGGAGTATCTCGTTGCGGACATCGAGGAAACGCTCACGAAACTCGACACGCTCGTGAGCGAGTTGGGGGCAAGAAGCAAGGCCGACGAGTGCGGCGAGCACCTTGGAGAGTTGGCGCTGGGCCTGGCCAAGGCCGTCGATTTCTTCAACTTCGAGTCGATGCAACACGTCGCGTACCAGTTGAACGAACTGGGGCGGACGATGGCAACCACGCACGAAGTCGAGGAGAACACGCCTCGCGCGAGGCTGATGTCGGAGATCCTCCGTCATCAGTGCCGTGGCCTGAAGGACAAGGAGATGCGTGTGTGCGACCCGGCGTCGTATGCAAACGCAGGAATCGAGACGATCGATGAGATCGCAGACGAGTCGGTGACGGGCCCGATCGATGAGTCGGCCTCGACCCCAGAGGCCGCGAGTGTGGCCCCAACGGCGGCCCGTTCCGATGAGGAACGAAAGATCGTGATTCAGGAGAGCACGATCCGCGTCGAGGTCGGGCGGCTCGAGTCCCTGATGAATCTCGTGGGCGAGTTGGTGCTGCAGAAAAATCGCCTATCGTCGCTCTCGCGCCGCCTCGCTGGCGAGACCCTGCAGGACGCGGAACTTGCCGAGTCGATCTCGCTGGCGTCGGGGAACCTCGATCGTGTGACGGGCGACATCCAGATGGCGGTGATGCGCACGCGCATGCAGCCGCTCGACAAACTCTTTGGAAAATATCCACGGCTTATCCGCGACCTCGCGTCGAAGACCGGAAAGAAGATGCGCCTGGTGATCGAGGGCGGCGAGACCGAGGTGGACAAGTCCGTCATCGAAGAACTCGGCGATCCCCTGATCCACTTGCTTCGCAACTCGGCCGACCACGGGATCGAGATGCCGCTGGATCGTGTGAAGGCTGGCAAGAGCGATGAAGGCACGATCACCATCCGCGCCTCGCACGAGGGCGGGCACGTACGCCTTCAGATCCTCGACGACGGGCGCGGGCTTCACCGTGATCGAATCGGCAAGAAGGCCATCGAGCGAGGGCTGTGCACCGAGGCGGAACTCGCCTCGCTCCCAGACCGCGAGGTGTACAAGTTCATCTTTGGCGCGGGATTTTCCACGGCCGAGCAGGTCAGCGACCTCTCGGGGCGCGGCGTGGGGATGGACGTCGTCCGGACCAACATCGAGAAAATCAAGGGGTCGATCGACCTGGCAAGCGAGCCTGGACAGGGGACGACGCTCACGATCACGATCCCGCTGACGGTGGCGATCATGCCCGCCATGATGGTTGCTGTCTCGAACGAGATCTACGCGGTGCCGCTGGGCAACATCCTGGAGATCGTGAAGCCCGAGGCGTCGTCAATCTCGAGCATCGGGGAACACCCAGTGATCAGGATGCGGGACGGGGTGCTGCCGCTGCTGAGCGCGGTGGACGCGTTCAACGTGCCGATGGAAGCGGACGGGAGCCGTCCGAAAACGCCGTTCGTCGTGGTGCTCGCGCTCAACGATCGCCGGATCGGCCTGACGGTGTCGCGATTGATCGGTCAGCAGGAGATTGTGGTCAAGCCGCTGGATTCGGTGGTCGATCACAAGGGAGGCCCCGTCTCCGGCGCGACGGTTCGCGACGACGGCGGGGTCAGCCTGATCGTGGACGTGACGCAACTGATGGCGATGTCGCAGTCGCTCGCGGTCCGTGCCGCCTGA
- a CDS encoding glycosyltransferase, which produces MRILMLGWEFPPFIAGGLGVACYGLTKALDRHGHKILFILPKPVDRAGNASHVKMLGSDSPAPAAGTTRTNVMDVEGMPLHGFQNAIFRGVQASFSHSYPGFDPAKIAGVGATAGIGGVDLSAIQASDETAALLAQSFGGGLGGGSTSAGLAAGGPGVGYGSDLVGDSERYARLVVALARGESFDVVHAHDWLTFPAGVALSSLSRKPLIVHVHSTEFDRAGTNVNQRVYEIERAGMHHASRVIAVSQFTKAICVRRYGVSPAKVDVVYNGIERDHVQPREGDRIESGDRIVLFVGRITMQKGPEYFIAAAKRVLEKMSNVKFVLAGSGDMAVRMIELAASMGIGHKVLFTGFLRGRDVDRVYQMADCYVMPSVSEPFGIAALEAIKHDVPVILSKTSGASEVLTHVLKVDFWDIDEMANKILAVLRHPPLSQTLRQHGSFELHRLTWDGAAERCVASYSKAMGTTGPSVAAS; this is translated from the coding sequence ATGCGCATCCTCATGCTGGGCTGGGAGTTTCCGCCATTCATCGCCGGAGGGCTGGGAGTGGCGTGCTATGGGCTGACCAAGGCCCTGGATCGCCATGGACACAAGATTCTGTTCATCCTTCCCAAGCCCGTCGATCGCGCCGGCAACGCCTCCCACGTCAAGATGCTCGGCTCCGACTCCCCCGCTCCCGCGGCCGGAACTACGCGCACCAATGTGATGGATGTCGAGGGGATGCCCCTCCACGGGTTCCAGAATGCCATATTCCGGGGTGTCCAGGCCTCATTCAGCCACTCGTACCCAGGCTTTGATCCCGCGAAGATCGCGGGCGTTGGGGCTACCGCGGGCATCGGTGGCGTGGACCTCAGTGCCATCCAGGCCAGCGACGAGACCGCGGCCTTGCTCGCCCAGAGTTTCGGTGGTGGGCTTGGCGGTGGATCGACTTCGGCCGGCCTCGCCGCCGGCGGACCCGGCGTTGGGTATGGGTCAGACCTCGTGGGCGATTCCGAGCGGTACGCCCGACTCGTCGTCGCCCTCGCGCGGGGCGAGTCGTTCGATGTCGTCCACGCCCACGACTGGCTGACCTTTCCCGCGGGGGTGGCCCTCTCCAGCCTCTCACGCAAGCCCCTCATTGTCCACGTCCACTCGACCGAGTTCGACCGCGCCGGGACCAACGTGAACCAGCGTGTGTATGAGATCGAGCGCGCCGGGATGCACCACGCCTCACGCGTCATCGCCGTCAGCCAGTTCACCAAGGCGATCTGCGTCCGACGCTACGGCGTCTCTCCCGCAAAGGTGGATGTCGTGTACAACGGCATCGAGCGCGACCACGTTCAGCCGCGCGAGGGCGATCGCATCGAGTCCGGGGATCGCATCGTGCTCTTTGTCGGTCGCATCACGATGCAGAAAGGGCCGGAGTACTTCATCGCCGCCGCCAAGCGCGTGCTGGAGAAAATGTCCAACGTCAAGTTCGTGCTCGCGGGGAGCGGCGACATGGCCGTCCGCATGATCGAACTCGCCGCGAGCATGGGCATCGGGCACAAGGTGCTCTTCACGGGGTTTCTCCGCGGGCGCGACGTTGATCGCGTGTACCAGATGGCCGACTGCTATGTCATGCCCAGCGTGAGCGAGCCGTTCGGGATCGCGGCCCTCGAGGCGATCAAGCACGACGTGCCCGTCATCCTCTCCAAGACCAGCGGCGCGAGCGAGGTCCTCACGCACGTCCTCAAGGTCGATTTCTGGGACATCGACGAGATGGCGAACAAGATCCTCGCCGTGCTGCGTCACCCGCCCCTGTCGCAGACGCTGCGCCAGCACGGCTCGTTCGAGTTGCACCGCCTGACGTGGGATGGGGCCGCCGAGCGGTGTGTCGCGTCATATTCCAAGGCGATGGGAACGACCGGACCGAGCGTGGCAGCGTCGTGA
- a CDS encoding protein-glutamate O-methyltransferase CheR, with translation MSIAGTISMNDKQFGELRKIIYDRAGIHFPDTKKYILESRLSHRLHELEMESFSDYIAFLSIGPYQNDEFQEMFNRITINETSFFRNEPQLDVFEKKVLPEILDARRGTKRLRIWSAACSTGDEPYTIAIMLHRSLGARLSDWRIEILGTDISEKALETANSGVFHDYSVRSTPTLVKQRYFRQQGSQWTIDPLIKQMVSFDLHNLKDRFAARRYGTWDVIFCRNVLIYFDDAMKGQVFKTFADQLADDGTLFIGHSETIRPGEAPFEALQIPQGFCYRKTKGTRAGSAAA, from the coding sequence ATGTCGATCGCCGGCACCATTTCCATGAATGACAAGCAGTTCGGCGAACTGCGAAAGATCATCTACGACCGTGCCGGGATCCACTTCCCCGACACGAAGAAGTACATTCTGGAATCACGTCTCTCGCACCGACTGCACGAGTTGGAGATGGAGTCGTTCAGCGACTACATCGCGTTCCTCTCGATCGGGCCGTACCAGAACGACGAGTTCCAGGAGATGTTCAACCGCATCACCATCAACGAGACGTCGTTCTTCCGCAACGAGCCGCAGTTGGACGTCTTCGAGAAGAAGGTCCTCCCTGAGATCCTCGACGCACGCCGAGGGACCAAGCGGCTGCGGATCTGGTCGGCGGCCTGCTCGACAGGCGACGAGCCGTACACGATCGCGATCATGCTGCACCGCTCGCTCGGGGCGCGCCTGAGTGACTGGCGGATCGAGATCCTGGGGACGGACATCTCGGAGAAGGCGCTGGAGACAGCGAACTCGGGAGTCTTCCACGACTACTCGGTGCGCTCGACGCCCACGCTCGTGAAGCAGCGGTACTTCCGCCAGCAGGGGAGCCAGTGGACGATCGACCCGTTGATCAAGCAGATGGTCTCGTTCGACCTGCACAACCTGAAGGACCGGTTCGCGGCCCGTCGGTACGGGACGTGGGACGTGATTTTCTGCCGCAACGTGCTGATCTATTTCGACGACGCGATGAAGGGGCAGGTCTTCAAGACGTTCGCGGATCAGTTGGCCGACGACGGGACACTCTTCATCGGGCACTCGGAGACGATCCGGCCCGGGGAAGCGCCCTTCGAGGCGTTGCAGATCCCGCAGGGATTCTGCTACCGAAAAACCAAGGGGACGCGCGCCGGCTCGGCCGCCGCCTGA
- a CDS encoding chemotaxis protein CheW, translated as MSTSLKTNGTAGTTKGAVGVELQLVTFDVAGEEYAVNILSVQEINRMMELTRVPQSPPEVEGVINLRGQIIPVVDLRKTFNLPQAAHSESSRIVVVEVHSKMVGLIVDRVHEVRRIDQSIVEPPPAMVCSLRSEFIDGVGKLEDRLIILLNLSKLFPESSMTKMSNAA; from the coding sequence ATGAGCACGAGCCTGAAGACCAACGGTACCGCCGGCACGACCAAGGGCGCCGTCGGTGTAGAACTCCAGTTGGTGACGTTCGACGTGGCGGGCGAGGAGTATGCCGTCAACATCCTGTCGGTGCAAGAGATCAACCGGATGATGGAGTTGACCCGCGTTCCCCAAAGCCCACCCGAGGTCGAGGGCGTGATCAACCTCCGCGGTCAGATTATCCCGGTGGTGGACCTTCGCAAGACGTTCAACCTGCCGCAAGCGGCCCACAGCGAGTCGTCGCGGATCGTGGTCGTCGAGGTCCACTCCAAGATGGTGGGCCTGATCGTGGACCGCGTGCACGAGGTGCGCCGGATCGACCAGAGCATCGTCGAGCCGCCGCCGGCGATGGTGTGCTCGCTCCGCTCGGAGTTCATCGACGGCGTGGGCAAGTTGGAGGATCGCCTCATCATCCTGCTCAACCTTTCGAAACTCTTCCCCGAGTCGTCGATGACCAAGATGTCGAACGCGGCCTGA